One window from the genome of Desulfobacterales bacterium encodes:
- a CDS encoding serine/threonine-protein kinase, whose protein sequence is MKYGRYEIQKELGKGAMGVVYQAHDPEIDRRVALKVLRPDRVTSEDFLQRFLKEAKAIGRLSHPHIVTVYDVGRDHDTVYIAMEFLEGRPLDEIFKGNPLRLEEIIHIGIQVAAALDYGHSQGIVHRDIKPSNIMLAPNGDIKITDFGIAHIEDTAAPQLTQAGEILGTPVYMSPEQVKGQPVDGRSDLYSLGVILYEMSTGRRPFSGNNLAAIFHAITGEEPAEPIAAEPFVACGASRALSDLILKCLNKDPGKRFQSGQSMVEALSACLSTDSGTKSVNQPLSRKTAKRRAFAIAAVCTLIVAAGLIWFLSGHTPLVTPPAPISRPRTPLPVLNISSNPDGAQVYLDGSFKGNTPLKIDLPVGKYEVRVSLPDYHEYEAQVQLRDTGEMPVFARLIPKE, encoded by the coding sequence ATGAAATACGGGCGTTACGAGATCCAAAAGGAGCTGGGAAAAGGGGCCATGGGCGTGGTTTATCAGGCTCATGATCCTGAAATCGATCGCCGGGTCGCCCTGAAGGTGTTGCGGCCGGACCGCGTCACCAGCGAGGATTTTCTTCAGCGGTTTTTAAAGGAAGCCAAGGCCATCGGCCGGCTATCGCATCCGCATATTGTAACGGTCTATGATGTGGGCAGAGACCATGACACGGTTTACATCGCCATGGAGTTTTTAGAGGGACGGCCGCTGGATGAAATCTTTAAAGGAAATCCACTGCGCCTTGAAGAAATCATTCATATCGGCATTCAGGTCGCGGCCGCACTTGATTACGGGCACAGCCAGGGCATCGTGCACCGGGATATCAAACCATCCAACATCATGCTTGCCCCGAACGGCGACATTAAAATCACCGATTTTGGCATCGCGCACATCGAAGACACCGCGGCTCCCCAGCTCACTCAGGCCGGCGAGATTTTAGGCACTCCGGTTTACATGTCTCCCGAGCAGGTCAAGGGGCAACCCGTGGATGGCCGGTCGGATCTTTACTCTCTGGGCGTGATCCTTTATGAAATGTCGACCGGAAGAAGACCTTTTTCGGGCAATAACCTGGCTGCCATTTTTCATGCGATTACCGGTGAAGAGCCGGCGGAGCCCATTGCGGCGGAGCCGTTTGTTGCGTGCGGGGCCTCCCGGGCGTTATCCGACCTCATATTAAAGTGCCTGAACAAAGATCCCGGCAAGCGGTTTCAGAGCGGGCAATCCATGGTTGAGGCATTATCGGCATGCCTCAGCACCGATTCGGGGACAAAATCCGTTAACCAACCACTTTCCCGGAAAACGGCGAAAAGAAGGGCATTTGCGATCGCAGCGGTTTGTACCCTTATCGTTGCCGCCGGACTGATCTGGTTTCTATCGGGCCACACCCCGTTGGTAACGCCGCCGGCACCGATTAGCAGACCAAGAACTCCCTTGCCGGTTTTGAACATCAGTAGCAATCCGGACGGTGCTCAGGTCTATCTGGACGGGTCCTTTAAAGGCAACACCCCCCTGAAGATAGATCTTCCGGTTGGAAAATACGAGGTGCGGGTGAGTCTGCCGGATTATCATGAATATGAAGCGCAAGTGCAACTCAGGGATACCGGCGAAATGCCGGTTTTCGCACGCCTGATTCCGAAAGAATGA
- a CDS encoding redoxin domain-containing protein, producing MRQSFFFVKTCLTLTILAVVFAPVCLAQILPGQAAPGFSLKDAAGKTYDLAVVANQPMTVLYFFDAESRPSQEGLLSLDKLAKRFADKNLVIWGITTSSRKAVDGFISQTKPDFPVLLDSGGTSALYHAQLILPTICIIGPKQTVLDYFQGGGKTTEIMLVKLAERTLQQKQTLVAKALTDVVIEKNPENIRAKALKGYAEIKEGNLASAEKIFQNVATGKGQGEIIGKEGLSAVYAKKGETQKALNMAREVEQKAPERPLAHLVKADILYSQKKNAEAEAEYQKAVTKKEGDTFHQAEALNKFGRFYATIGKFDQARGLYDQAVTIDPYYVEATSNKGMTYEREGKWDQALSSYREALSLNKSDTFAAVLAQKAEQMLALQKNAAKRDEINRLVKELSERFKTQQQEVSKSEDTWTSRPMVLTFVDLQEKGALSERDGFSTVITTELGDKLNASGRVKVVERAVLDQLLTELNLGSSDLADPETALKLGRVLAAKLISTGTLLHLHNGTLMSLRLIDTETTAVPKVITKQLNAEEALPKMLHGLTREILTAIIQHYPLQGFLVQAGGEEVMLNIGAKQGVVQGTQFEVIETQAPIKYKGKLLQGAPKAVGRIEIVSVEPDLSYAKVVQKHRAFKQDDQVVEKLMETL from the coding sequence ATGCGACAGTCCTTTTTCTTCGTTAAAACCTGCCTGACCCTGACAATACTGGCAGTGGTATTTGCCCCGGTGTGTTTGGCACAAATCCTGCCGGGCCAAGCGGCGCCGGGTTTTTCTCTGAAAGACGCGGCTGGAAAGACTTATGATCTTGCCGTGGTGGCAAACCAGCCGATGACGGTTCTCTATTTTTTTGACGCCGAATCACGGCCCAGTCAGGAGGGGCTTCTCAGCCTGGACAAACTGGCGAAACGCTTTGCGGACAAGAATCTGGTGATTTGGGGTATCACCACCTCCAGCAGAAAGGCTGTGGACGGTTTCATTTCCCAAACCAAGCCGGACTTTCCCGTGCTCCTGGATTCCGGCGGTACCAGCGCGCTGTACCATGCGCAATTGATTTTACCGACCATCTGCATTATCGGTCCGAAGCAAACCGTGCTGGACTATTTTCAGGGCGGTGGCAAAACCACGGAAATAATGCTCGTAAAGCTTGCGGAAAGAACCTTGCAGCAAAAACAAACGCTGGTGGCCAAAGCCCTTACCGATGTGGTGATCGAGAAAAATCCGGAAAACATTAGGGCCAAAGCACTCAAGGGGTATGCCGAAATCAAGGAAGGAAACCTGGCAAGTGCTGAAAAGATTTTTCAAAACGTTGCGACCGGAAAAGGGCAGGGGGAAATTATAGGAAAGGAAGGACTTAGCGCCGTTTACGCCAAAAAAGGGGAGACGCAAAAAGCCCTTAACATGGCCCGGGAAGTTGAGCAAAAAGCGCCTGAAAGGCCCTTGGCCCATCTGGTTAAAGCGGATATTCTATATAGCCAGAAAAAAAATGCGGAAGCAGAAGCCGAATACCAAAAAGCCGTGACGAAGAAGGAAGGGGACACCTTTCACCAGGCTGAAGCGCTCAACAAGTTCGGCCGGTTTTATGCCACGATCGGAAAATTCGACCAGGCCAGGGGGTTGTATGATCAGGCGGTCACCATAGATCCCTATTATGTGGAAGCCACCTCAAATAAAGGGATGACCTATGAAAGGGAAGGCAAATGGGATCAGGCCCTCTCTTCCTACCGCGAGGCGCTGAGCCTGAATAAATCCGACACCTTTGCCGCCGTGCTCGCGCAAAAAGCCGAGCAGATGCTTGCGCTGCAGAAAAATGCAGCCAAAAGAGATGAAATCAATCGGTTGGTCAAGGAACTATCAGAGCGGTTTAAAACTCAGCAACAAGAAGTCTCCAAATCAGAAGATACCTGGACCTCCAGACCCATGGTGTTAACCTTTGTGGACCTTCAGGAAAAAGGCGCGCTTTCCGAACGAGACGGCTTTTCAACCGTTATCACCACGGAACTCGGCGACAAGCTCAACGCCTCGGGCCGCGTAAAGGTGGTGGAGCGGGCCGTACTGGATCAACTGCTGACGGAGCTGAATCTGGGCTCGTCCGATCTGGCCGATCCTGAAACCGCCTTGAAACTGGGTCGTGTACTGGCCGCAAAGCTCATCAGCACCGGAACGCTGCTTCATCTTCATAACGGTACCCTGATGAGCCTTCGGCTCATCGATACGGAAACCACGGCGGTACCGAAAGTCATCACCAAGCAACTCAACGCCGAAGAAGCATTGCCCAAAATGCTTCATGGGCTGACTCGGGAAATTCTTACCGCCATTATACAACATTACCCGTTGCAAGGCTTTTTGGTGCAGGCCGGCGGCGAAGAGGTAATGCTCAATATCGGCGCTAAACAAGGCGTTGTTCAGGGCACGCAGTTCGAGGTCATTGAAACCCAGGCGCCTATCAAATATAAGGGGAAACTGCTTCAGGGCGCCCCCAAGGCCGTGGGGAGAATTGAAATCGTCAGCGTGGAGCCCGATCTAAGCTATGCAAAAGTAGTTCAGAAGCATCGCGCGTTTAAGCAGGATGATCAGGTCGTTGAAAAACTGATGGAAACACTCTAA
- a CDS encoding FlgO family outer membrane protein produces MKKLQVIMVVLVSLVSFSCATHQRASSPVPQERKPAIAVWDLENLSPLDPAQADLGDLLSAKIMETVRQNEQYTLVERQQLQLVLRELNLGSSSLADASTQLRIGKMVGARLMIFGAYQVIANQMRLDLRIVEVETGRILKATEKTVSSTDLAGWLTAAEAAAKEIIRP; encoded by the coding sequence GTGAAGAAACTGCAGGTGATAATGGTTGTCCTCGTGAGTTTGGTTAGCTTTAGTTGCGCCACGCACCAACGCGCGTCATCCCCCGTGCCGCAGGAAAGAAAACCCGCAATTGCGGTTTGGGATCTCGAAAATTTAAGTCCGCTTGACCCCGCCCAAGCGGACTTAGGGGATCTTTTATCCGCGAAAATCATGGAAACCGTGCGGCAAAACGAGCAATACACGCTGGTTGAACGGCAGCAGCTTCAATTGGTGTTAAGGGAGTTGAATCTCGGATCTTCTTCACTGGCCGATGCTTCAACCCAGTTGCGTATCGGCAAAATGGTGGGGGCCCGGCTGATGATATTCGGCGCTTACCAGGTTATCGCCAATCAGATGCGCCTTGATCTTCGAATCGTGGAGGTGGAGACCGGCCGCATTCTAAAAGCCACGGAAAAAACCGTGAGCAGTACAGATTTGGCCGGATGGCTGACCGCGGCGGAAGCCGCTGCAAAGGAGATTATTCGACCTTGA
- a CDS encoding MopE-related protein yields MRKKVCVMMAVGLLLCTQIIGWVWAGQVVTGSHKNWAKVTLAQEKDIGDITTPGTLAVLYFINKTGRTEIDPLQKGLAYMLITDLSKVEGLQVVERAKLQALVQEMGLGSSGLVDPDTSPRVGRLLGSAHVVSGNFYSFELEKFGIDPGLLQTVDEKISDLPDAQGILEEIFKMEKAVLFAILEALKKVPEDKKAVAELEKPMTYSFPALIFLFKGFDESDKGNYLLAASYYERALKADPALTPASESLTELQVLGLIGKKPNPRAFLQSLRDRTSLTDRLSLDPALQRVRTPRDVEQRQSLRPPKPDDVDDDGDGFTENQGDCNDADASVHPGAMEICGDGIDQDCNGSDLICPEDIDNDGDGFTKNQGDCNDADASVHPGAMEICGDGIDQDCDGSDLPCPEDIDNDGDGFTENQGDCNDADASIHPGAVEICGDGIDQDCNGSDLICPEDIDNDGDGFTENQGDCNDNNASIHPGAVEICGDGIDQDCNGRDLICPEDIDNDGDGFTENQGDCNDNNASIHPGAVEICGDGIDQDCNGRDLICPEDIDKDGDGFTENQGDCNDNDPNINPNAVESCDDNVDNNCDGQINEGCDFFFPVE; encoded by the coding sequence ATGAGGAAGAAAGTATGTGTTATGATGGCCGTCGGCTTGCTTCTATGCACACAGATCATCGGCTGGGTATGGGCAGGTCAGGTAGTGACCGGTTCTCATAAGAACTGGGCCAAAGTTACCTTGGCCCAGGAAAAAGACATCGGGGATATTACGACGCCGGGCACATTGGCTGTTCTCTATTTCATTAACAAGACCGGACGGACGGAGATCGATCCGCTTCAAAAGGGCCTCGCCTACATGTTGATAACCGATCTTTCAAAGGTCGAGGGCCTTCAGGTAGTCGAACGAGCCAAACTTCAGGCTTTAGTGCAGGAAATGGGGTTGGGGTCATCAGGATTGGTCGATCCGGATACTTCTCCAAGGGTTGGGCGTCTTTTGGGCTCAGCCCATGTTGTAAGCGGCAATTTTTATAGTTTCGAATTGGAAAAATTCGGAATCGATCCCGGCCTGTTGCAAACAGTCGACGAGAAAATTTCAGACCTTCCCGACGCCCAGGGCATCTTGGAAGAAATATTCAAAATGGAAAAAGCTGTTCTTTTTGCAATACTGGAAGCGCTAAAAAAAGTACCGGAGGATAAAAAGGCCGTCGCAGAGTTGGAAAAACCGATGACCTATAGTTTTCCCGCGCTTATTTTTTTATTCAAAGGCTTTGATGAAAGTGACAAGGGAAATTACCTGCTGGCGGCCTCATATTATGAACGCGCTTTAAAAGCGGATCCCGCCCTGACCCCAGCCTCAGAATCGTTGACCGAGCTACAGGTTTTAGGATTGATCGGCAAAAAACCAAATCCGCGCGCATTCCTCCAGTCCTTGAGGGACAGAACCTCGTTAACGGATCGGTTATCATTGGATCCGGCGCTTCAGCGGGTCAGAACACCTCGGGATGTTGAACAGCGTCAAAGTCTAAGACCGCCCAAACCGGATGATGTGGACGATGACGGAGATGGTTTCACTGAGAATCAGGGCGATTGCAATGACGCGGATGCAAGTGTTCACCCCGGCGCCATGGAAATTTGCGGAGACGGTATCGATCAGGATTGCAACGGTTCTGATCTGATTTGCCCGGAGGATATCGACAATGACGGCGACGGGTTTACGAAAAATCAGGGCGATTGCAATGACGCGGATGCAAGTGTTCACCCCGGCGCCATGGAAATTTGCGGAGACGGTATCGATCAGGATTGTGACGGTAGTGATCTACCTTGTCCGGAAGATATTGACAACGACGGAGACGGGTTCACTGAAAACCAGGGCGATTGCAATGACGCGGATGCAAGCATTCACCCAGGCGCCGTCGAAATCTGCGGCGATGGCATCGACCAGGACTGTAATGGTAGTGATCTGATTTGTCCGGAAGATATCGACAACGACGGAGACGGGTTCACTGAAAACCAGGGCGATTGTAACGATAACAACGCAAGTATTCACCCAGGCGCCGTCGAAATCTGCGGCGATGGCATCGACCAGGATTGTAACGGAAGGGATCTGATTTGTCCGGAAGATATCGACAACGACGGAGACGGGTTCACTGAAAACCAGGGCGATTGTAACGATAACAACGCAAGCATTCACCCAGGCGCCGTCGAAATCTGCGGCGATGGCATCGACCAGGATTGTAACGGAAGGGATCTGATTTGTCCGGAAGATATCGACAAGGACGGAGACGGGTTCACTGAAAATCAGGGCGACTGCAATGACAATGACCCGAATATCAATCCTAATGCTGTAGAATCATGTGATGACAACGTAGATAACAATTGTGATGGCCAGATTAACGAGGGTTGCGATTTTTTCTTTCCCGTAGAATAG
- a CDS encoding flagellar motor protein MotB yields the protein MDEYSHENNPEAAEKKSENSACFQAGTLMDTFSCLAVHREQDIFFQIRKPRRVHWSIAWSDLMMTMFILFAVMFIYQSANRDLRYGGIEIKAPAKMLTGKTESDPGKEGAPVETTAIRIEKSKPREQPMEAFRPETLQDMNRVALKADQAVRIILPADLLFDTGRAELKTQAILSLREIGDAIGKTTDRVTVAGHTDNVPIHSEQFASNWELSAIRACRVARFLIEEMQVPAERVIISGSSYFQPINPNDTIENRSKNRRVEIILSKK from the coding sequence ATGGACGAATATTCACACGAAAACAATCCTGAAGCGGCCGAAAAGAAATCCGAAAATAGCGCTTGTTTTCAAGCCGGTACGCTGATGGATACCTTTTCGTGCCTGGCGGTTCATCGTGAGCAAGATATTTTCTTTCAGATTCGAAAACCCCGGCGGGTTCACTGGTCCATCGCATGGTCGGATTTAATGATGACTATGTTTATCCTGTTTGCCGTAATGTTCATTTACCAGTCGGCGAACCGGGATCTCCGGTACGGCGGTATAGAGATAAAGGCGCCGGCAAAAATGTTGACCGGAAAAACGGAAAGCGACCCCGGGAAAGAAGGAGCGCCTGTTGAAACAACCGCGATAAGGATCGAAAAGAGCAAACCGCGGGAACAGCCGATGGAGGCGTTTCGCCCGGAAACACTGCAGGATATGAATCGAGTGGCGTTGAAAGCAGATCAGGCGGTGCGGATTATTTTACCGGCAGATCTGTTATTTGATACGGGCCGGGCTGAATTGAAAACACAGGCTATCCTCTCGTTGCGTGAGATTGGTGACGCAATCGGCAAGACCACTGATAGGGTGACTGTTGCCGGGCATACCGATAATGTGCCGATTCATTCGGAACAATTTGCCAGCAACTGGGAGCTTTCGGCCATTAGGGCCTGCAGGGTGGCCCGTTTTTTGATTGAAGAAATGCAGGTTCCCGCCGAAAGGGTGATTATCAGCGGTTCTTCCTATTTTCAGCCGATCAACCCCAATGATACGATTGAAAACCGTTCGAAAAATCGGCGCGTTGAAATTATTCTTTCGAAAAA